One genomic segment of Mastomys coucha isolate ucsf_1 unplaced genomic scaffold, UCSF_Mcou_1 pScaffold22, whole genome shotgun sequence includes these proteins:
- the Gtf3a gene encoding transcription factor IIIA, with translation MSGAGPGTFAGRVPGSLEPLGAGSLNPAFPGRHEAAVPPPGGSRVALEPRVSVAEAVSSLTIADAFVGACEGPAPPRPALPSRFICSFPECRASYNKAWKLDAHLCKHTGERPFVCDYEGCGKAFIRDYHLSRHVLIHTGEKPFVCADDGCNQKFNTKSNLKKHIERKHGNPQRQYVCNFEGCKKAFKKHQQLRTHQCQHTSEPLFRCTHEGCGKHFASPSRLKRHGKVHEGYLCQKGCSFLGKTWTELLKHMREAHKEEVTCTVCQKTFKRKDYLKQHMKTHAPERDVYRCPREGCGRTYTTVFNLQSHILSFHEEKRPFVCEHAGCGKTFAMKQSLMRHSVVHDPDKKRMKFKVRPPRERRSLASRLSGYVPPKRKQEPDNLPNNSMESSSSPEDKLVLPAALLTVC, from the exons ATGTCAG GGGCGGGCCCTGGAACCTTTGCAGGCCGCGTTCCCGGAAGTTTGGAGCCTCTGGGCGCCGGTAGTTTGAATCCGGCGTTCCCGGGGCGGCACGAGGCTGCAGTGCCTCCGCCCGGGGGTAGTCGTGTCGCCCTGGAGCCGCGGGTCTCAGTCGCGGAGGCAGTGTCGTCCCTGACCATCGCGGACGCGTTCGTCGGAGCCTGCGAGGGCCCCGCCCCGCCGCGGCCCGCGCTCCCCAGCAGGTTCATCTGCTCCTTCCCGGAGTGCAGAGCCAGTTACAACAAAGCCTGGAAGCTAGACGCGCACCTGTGCAAGCACACCGGGGAG AGGCCATTTGTTTGCGACTATGAGGGCTGTGGCAAGGCCTTCATCAGAGACTACCATCTGAGCCGACATGTCCTGATTCACACCGGAGAGAAGCCGTTTGT TTGTGCAGATGATGGCTGTAATCAGAAATTCAACACAAAGTCAAACTTGAAGAAACACATTGAACGCAAACATGGAAACCCACAAAGACAATATGTA tgcaATTTTGAAGGTTGTAAGAAGGCCTTTAAGAAGCACCAGCAGCTGAGAACCCATCAGTGCCAGCACACCAGTGAGCCGCTCTTCAG GTGTACCCACGAGGGATGTGGGAAGCACTTTGCCTCCCCCAGCAGGCTGAAACGGCATGGGAAGGTTCACGAGG GTTATCTATGTCAAAAGGGATGTTCCTTTTTGGGAAAAACATGGACAGAGCTTCTGAAACACATGAGAGAAGCCCATAAAG AGGAAGTAACCTGTACAGTATGTCAGAAGACGTTCAAGCGCAAAGATTACCTTAAGCAGCACATGAAGACTCATGCCCCAGAAAGGGATGTGTACCGCTGTCCGAGAGAAGGCTGTGGAAGAACCTACACAACTGTGTTCAACCTGCAGAGccacattctctccttccatgaggAAAAGCGCCCATTTGTGTGTGAGCACGCCGGCTGTGGCAAGACGTTTGCAATGAAA CAAAGTCTCATGAGGCACAGTGTCGTACACGACCCTGACAAGAAGAGGATGAAGTTCAAA GTAAGACCACCTCGGGAGAGACGCAGCTTGGCCTCGCGCCTCAGTGGGTACGTCCCTCCTAAGAGGAAACAAGAGCCAGACAACTTGCCTAACAACAGCATGGAGTCCAGCAGCAGCCCAGAGGACAAGTTGGTCCTGCCAGCTGCTTTACTCACTGTCTGCTAG